In Nostoc piscinale CENA21, the genomic stretch TTAATCTCAGGTGTAATGGTAAATTTCAATACTTCGTAGACTATAGGCGCTGTTTTTTAGGGATGGTCTGTGAGTTGTAGGAAACTCAACCACCCATCATAGTTCCCAATCTGCAATTTAAAATATCTACGTCACAGATATTTTGAATATAAGTTGACAAAAATAAATAATTGAGTAATAATCAGAAATTGTCGATTAAAAAATGCCAGCGGAACTGGCGGAATTGGCAGACGCGCTAGATTCAGGTTCTAGTGCCGCAAGGCTTCCGGGTTCAAGTCCCGGGTTCCGCATTGAAAGTTAAAAAGTAAAAGGTAAAAGGCAAAAATATAAGTCATTTACTTTCTACTTTTGATTTTTTACTTTTGCCTTTAATTGTGTTAACTAGTTTACAAAACTCTCTCGTTAAGCAAATTCGCAAGCTGCACTCTACTAAGGAGCGTCACAAGCAGGAGTTGTTTTTGTTAGAAGGGACGCATTTGCTAGAAGAAGCTTGTGCTGTGAATTATCCGTTGGTGACGGTTTGTTGTACACCAGACTGGCAAGCGGCTCATGCTTCATTGTGGGAGAAGTTATGTAGTTGTTGTGAAAGGGTAGAAATTGTCAGTGAGGAAGTTTTAGGTGCGATCGCTACTACAATACAACCAGATGGAGTAGTTGCCACAGCCAGACGTAGGGAATCTATCAATCAAGTCCCCTTTGATGGCATTGTTTTAGCTTTAGAAACCATCCAAGACCCTGGAAATTTAGGCACAATTATTCGTACAGCTGCTGCGGCGGCGGCATCGGGATTATGGTTGACTGGTGATAGTGTGGATTTAGATAATCCCAAAGTGTTGCGGGCGACGGCTGGACAATGGTTTCGCTTAAATATGGCAGTGAGTGAAGATTTATTAACCACAGTCAGGCAAAGTCAGCAGGCGGGAATGCAGGTGATAGCAACTTTGCCGACAGCAAAATTAACTTATTGGGAAATTGATTGGCGCAAACCCAGTTTAATTTTATTGGGGAATGAAGGCGCGGGTTTATCAGCAGACTTGGCAAAGATGGCAGATAAACAAGTCAATATTCCCCTGAGTCCTGGAGTCGAGTCTTTAAATGTGGCGATCGCAGCTGCTTTAATGTTATACGAAGCTCGGCGACAAATAACCACAGGTTAAAGCAGAATTACTTTGTCTTTTCTTCCAGATATTGTTCTATATCAGCCACCGCATCCTCAAAAGCGGCTAAATCAATTTCTGTTAAATCATCAGCTAGTTCAATATCAATTGGTTCTTCAGTCTGGGTTTCTTCCTCTTCCGTCAAACCTGGCTGTAGAATACCTTCCAACTGGTTGAGAGATTGTTCAAACTCTTGATTAGCGGCGCGGCGCTGTTGATGATCATTTTGCTCCATCATACTGACTGAAAAATATTGATTTACTAACTTTAGTTTTAAATTGCAATTCCTACAAATCTCTATTTTGCATATATACAACCCTTATGGCTATCTGCTGTATCTACTTTACACATTTAGCACTTAAGTATGAATCCGCAAAATCAACGGATTAGGCGATCGCATTCCTCGATAAACTGCAAACATTCCAGAATTAGATTGACAAACTCCACATACACTAATTAGCATTTAATTAAGTGCTAATTCAATGTTTATATGCTAATAAACTTATCAAAAGATATAAATTCTCTTACCGAGTTTAAGCGTAATACTACTGAGTTTTTGCAACGCATCAAACAAACAAAACATCCGTTAGTTCTGACTGTCAACGGGAAAGCAGAGTTGGTTGTTCAAGATGCGGAATCTTATCAAGAACTTTTGGATGCTGCTGAATTAGTAGAAACCTTAAAGGAAATTAAACTTGCTTTGAAACAAATGCAGTCAGGACAAGGAGAAAAAGCAGAAAATTTTCTCAATGAACTGGAAAAAGAAATCCGCGAATTGTTACCACAACGCTATAGAAAACGTGATGAAGTGCTGAGTCGTATTCGTCAACGAGTCGAGGCTTTACCAATAGAAACAGAAAGCCATATACAGACTTGGAAATCAGCAGGACAATCCTGATGGTGATTGATACGATGGTGTTTGCCTATGCACTCTTACACGTAGAGGACAGGTATGAACAGGCAATAGCAGCTTTAGAAACTGTAGACCAAATTGTAGTGCTAGATTCGTTGTTTGCCGAGTTGGGAAATGTAATTTGGCAGTGGATACAATTTAGGCAACTGCCATTACAACTAGGTTTAGATACGCTACAAGATGCTGAGGCACTAGTTGATGTAATGATTCCTAGTTCTCAGATTCGAGATGCCGCTTTAAGGCTGGCAGTTGAGGCAAGTCATTCATTCTACGATACGTTATTCGTGGCAGGAGCAATTAAATATGATACTCAGGTGCTAACTTACGATCAAAAACTAGCGGCTAAGTTTAGCGATCGCATTATATTGCTGGAATAGAGAGTAAAAAAGTGAAGCGATCGCCTTCAGAACTCCATCATTCCACCTCAGAACACGAAATTTCGAGCAAAAAGGTCAAACGATCGCCTTCAGAACCTCATCATTCCGCCTCAGAACATGAAACTCCGAGTAAAAAGCTCAAGCGATCGCCTTTACAACTCCATTATTCCACCTCAGAACACGAAACTTCGAGTAAAAATGTCAAGCGATCGCCCTCATAACCCTATCATTCCACCTCAGAACACGAAACATCAAGTAAAAAGGTGAAGCGATAACCTTTACAACCCCATAATTATTATATGAATATTGAAGTTACAAACTCCAAATTTCATAGTAGGCTTTATAAGCCATAGATTTACCTCGCGCTTCAATTTCATTATCAGTCCATTGAGTGGCATTCAACAAATGCTCATCAATCGGATAGTTTTTATCTCTTAAAATTTTAATTTTTTTTATAAATTCAAAGTCTTTTAATTCTTCGCCGTTAGTTTTTTTATCTACTAATATTAGATTTCCTATTTTACCTACTATTGCTTCGTCTCCTTTTGATTCTGATAGTAAATGTTCAATACTAGCAGAATTGTAATCAATGGGTAGCCCATTAATGGTTTCACCCATAAGTTTTTCTAGTACATATTGGATAACTTTTTTATCTCTTTGTTTATTCCTCGTATAAAATAAATCCATAAAGTTTACTTCAAATTCCTCAAAGCTAGGTAGTTTCTCTTTGAGCTTTCTGACTAAATCACTAATAATTGACTGAATTTTATCTGGATTATCTGTATTAGAAAGCCCTTGTGCATATTTGGAATAAAGTGGAGCAATTGAACCAGAGGATCTTTGAGATGTGATCGAATTAAAAATAAAGTGGAAACATTCAATTTTCCATAGAATTTGACGTAATATCCTCAATGTGATTTTACGTTCTCTATATGCCCTAATAAGAGATAAAATCATTGATGTTTGTTGCTTAACATTAAAAAGGCGTAATGCTTTTAATGATTGATAAATGCTATTTTTTTCTTCGGGACTCCATTGATGGTTATCTGGAGATACAATGGAAACATAATAATCTGAGTTTTTTTGAAATTCATACAACAATAAACTAGATTTAATCTCTGAGTCATTTCTAGTAGAAGAATCAATGTGTTTTTTTATTTCTCCAAATAATTGCTTTTGAGTTGTATCCCAATATTTAGAAAGCCAATGATGATATAGAAAAGACTCTACAACAGTTTGCTCTAATCCATTATTATCAAACTTTTCTAAAATCCCATTCCATATCACTTTATAAGTATCTAATGTTACATTAGATGATCTTAGTTTCTGTAAAAGTAAATTTTTTACTAAATCAGGCGTAGTAAGGTCTTTACCTCTAGTATTAAGAGTTTCAAAGATTAAATAAGCATCATCTTCATTATCTAATTGAATAAATACTAGTTTTAAGGAAAGAACTTTCTTTCTCAAAGATTTTAGAGTTTCTAAAATTTGATGTGTCCGTTCAGTAAATAAATCATTACAAGATTCCTTAGCATCAAATTTAGGAATCATAGCATAAAGTTTTTTATTGATTAATTCAAACGCAGATTTAAGATTTTGTTCTTCATTACCTGCATTATATTTTATTTCTGCTTTGTTAAAACTTTGTATATATCCTTGTAGATAGGGAAAAGATGTCTCTGAGTTTAAAACATATTCATTTATATTATCTATATTTGCTTTCTCAATATATTGATGTACTCCCCTAGCTAAATTTTCATCTCCATACTCAAGAAAAGCATTTCTTATAGCAGCCAGCATTAATGTAATAGTTGTTAATCTTTGTTGACCATCAACTATCCCATAGTATGGTTTTTCTGTTTGATAAACAACCATTGAACCTATAAAATAATGCTCATAATCTCTAATAACATCTTCCCAGAAATTTGTAACTTCCTCATCTGTCCATGAATATGGACGTTGAAATCTAGGAATTTTAAAATAACCTAGAGCAAATATATCTTGAACCTCTTTATCATTAGCTTCAATTTTCATTGATTTTACACCCTGAATTACAAGAAAGGTTGGTATTGATTACTATAGTATTAAGCTAATAGATTGTCTCCACTCAGGAGAACGCTTTAGTACTTGTTAATTGATATAATTCCCAATTTTTTAGAATTTATTAAAGACTAGAGTATGAGTTCCTATAATTTTCTTGAACTAACTTAATTTTTTTTTAAAACACAAAAACATTACCCCCCTCCGCCGCCGGAGAGGGGTTAGAAATGAGACATTAAAATTCCCACTAGCTGACACTTAGCACTCAGCAATTGCTAATAAGCGTCTTGTAACTCGTAAAAATCAGGCGAGATGTAATCTTTCCGCAAAGGCCAACCCACCCAATCTTCCGGCATTAAAATCCGCTTCAGGTTGGGATGTCCTTCGTAGATTATGCCGAACATATCGTAGGTTTCGCGTTCTTGCCAGTCTGCGGTTTTCCAAATCCAGTAAACTGAAGGGATTCGGGGATTTTCTCTGGGGAGGAATACCTTAACTCGCACTTCTTCCGGTTTATCAGCATTATCACCAACTTTGACTAAGTGATACACACTGACTAAATCCTGTCCTGGGCCAAGGTCAATACCCGATTGAAACTGGAGATAGTTAAACCCATAAGCATACAAAGCTGTAGCAATGGGTAGTAAAAATTCTGGCCCGACTTTAATAATCTCTACACCATTTTTATCCGGCGCTAAAGATTCATGATCAAAGCCATTTTCTGCTAACCATTGAGAAATCGGCCCAGCCGGAACTAAAGCATCTTGTCCTGCGGGTACTGGTTTAGATTCTTCATCAGCCACGGTTCAATTCCTCCTTGGTTTGAGAAGTTAGCAGCGCAGGTGGTACTGGTAGACCAATTGCTTCTGTTAATTCTTTGGGTGGAGTGAAGCGAGTTTCTGACTGCATATACTTGCCAGTTAAAATTTCTGCGACTGGCTTCAAGTTGTGAGTCGTACTGTAGAAGCGGTGGGTTTGCTTAATTTGAGCGCGTTCTTGCATGGAATCATTAGCAATTTTCTTCCGCAGCTTAATGATCGCATCAATAATCGCTTCGGGACGGGGAGGACAACCAGGCAAATACACATCCACCGGAATTAACTTATCAACTCCGCGTACAGCTGTGGGAGAATCCACGCTGAACATCCCGCCAGTAATTGTACAAGCGCCCATTGCAATCACATACTTTGGCTCAGGCATTTGCTCATAAAGACGCACCAACTGGGGTGCCATCTTCATAGTGATTGTGCCGGCGGTAATAATCAAATCAGCTTGACGGGGGCTGGAACGGGGAATTAAACCAAAGCGGTCAAAGTCAAACCGAGAGCCAATTAAAGCTGCAAACTCAATAAAGCAGCAAGCTGTCCCAAACAGCAAAGGCCAAAGACTTGAAAGCCTAGCCCAGTTGTAGAGGTCATCAACCGTTGTCAAGATAATATTTTCTGAAAGGTCTTGAGTGACTGTCGGACGCTCAATCGGGTTGATGATTTGCTCTTTGTTTTGGGTGCTTAAATCAGAATTCAAGACCATTCCAAAGCTCCTTTACGCCATGCGTAAACTAAAGCAACTACGAGAATTGCAATAAAAATTAGCGCCTCAATGAATGCTAATAGCCCTAAACGGTGAAAAGCGACCGCCCAAGGATACAAGAACACAGTTTCTACGTCAAAGACGACAAAAACCAGCGCAAACATGTAGTAGCGAATATTGAACTGAATCCAGGCTCCACCGATGGGTTCCATCCCAGATTCATAAGTTGTGCGGCGTTCCAGGCTGTTACCACTGGGTCGGAGAAGCTTGGAAGCAGAAAGCGCCAGGGCTGGCACTAGGCTACAGATAATTAAGAAGCCTAGGAAGTACTCGTAACCGCTAAGGACAAACACAATGAATTTCTACCGCTTATGGTGTAAATAACGCTGTTACTTTCTTTTACATTATATCTTTTCGAGTTTTCTGAAATCTGGGAAACAGACGGATTTCAGGTATTTGATTCGTTTGTATGAGTGATAGAAAAGTCTAACAGTTATGTCATAATTTTTAACGTATATTTAATAATTCCCCTCTGGGAGACCTTAGCCATGAGCGAACAAGCTGTTGAGACTCCAGCGTTAGACCGCTATGAGTGTCGCGCCTGCGGTTATGTTTATGAACCTGAGAAGGGAGATGATAAGCATGATATCCCTTCTGGGACACTGTTTACCGACTTGCCTGTAAACTGGCGCTGTCCAGTTTGTAGTGCCAAGAAAACTGCTTTTACTAACATTGGCCCGGCTGGTACAGCATCCGGTTTTAAAGAAAATCTTGGCTTTGGTTTGGGTGTCAACAAGCTGACTCCAGGGCAGAAGAATATCTTAATTTTTGGGGCTTTAGCTCTGGCTTTCTTGTTCTTTATCAGTCTTTACGGCTTACAATAAGACCCGCTATCTTGCTTTACCGATTCTAGAGAGCGATCGCATCTCTTAAGGTAAAACTTAAACGAATTTAGAAAACACTAAGAAATACTGATGCAATCCATTGTGAAAAGTTGGCAACGCATAATTGCCTGTTTGATAGTAGTTGTTTTGTGTATAGGTTGTAGCAAAGTGCCTTCTACTAGCTTCAACCCTTGGGAAATTATTACTGTGCCAACCAACGAGAAGTTGCTAGATATTGCTTTTACTCAAGATTCTCAACATGGTTTTTTAGTAGGAAGCAACTCTACCCTATTAGAAACCCAAGACGGTGGGAAAAAGTGGCAACCCTTGTCCTTAGCACTGGATGATTCTCGATATCGCTTTGATTCTGTCAGTTTTTCTGGCAAAGAAGGTTGGATAGTCGGCGAACCTTCCCTATTACTGCATACCACCGATGAAGGTCGTTCTTGGTCACGTATTCCTTTGAGCGAAAAGTTACCCGGTAATCCCATTTCTGTTCATGCGTTGGGAAGCAACTCAGCAGAAATGGCTACAGATGTGGGCGCAATTTACAAAACTACTGATGGTGGTAAAAATTGGAAAGCCCAAGTCGAAGCTGCTGTTGGTGTGGTACGGAATATGCAGCGTTCTGCTGATGGTAAATATGTCGCAGTTTCGGCTAAGGGTAGCTTTTACTCGACTTGGGAACCAGGACAAAATGCTTGGGTTCCTCATAACCGCAACAGTTCGCGCCGTGTGGAAAACATGGGTTTCAATGAAAACGGCCAATTGTGGTTATTAGCCAGAGGTGGTTTAGTGCAGTTTAGTGAACCCAATAACACCGAAGAATGGCAAGAAGCTTTATATCCAGAGTTGTCCACCAGTTGGGGTTTACTGGATTTGGCTTATCGCACGCCCGAAGAATTATGGATAGGCGGTGGTAGCGGTAACTTGCTGCGGAGTATTGATGGTGGTAAAACCTGGGAAAAAGACCGTGAGGTGGAACAGGTAGCCGCTAATCTATATAAGATAGTCTTTCTCACTCCCGACCAAGGATTTATCATTGGCGATCGCGGTGTATTGCTGAAATATAACGCTGGGGCTGAAAAAACTGCGTCAGAAAAAGCAGCTTAGACATAACCGAAGTTTAAGTGTTAATTCTGATTTATGAGAACAGCGTTGCAAGTTGTAACTCTTTCTAAACTTTGTAGGATAATAAACTCAATAACAGTCTTTGTGAAGGTAGGGATCTAAATGTCAGGTACCACTGGAGAACGTCCGTTTTCGGACATTATTACCAGCATTCGTTACTGGGTAATTCACAGCATCACCATCCCAGCATTATTTATTGCAGGTTGGCTATTTGTTAGCACCGGGCTGGCTTATGATGTATTTGGCACACCTCGCCCTAACGAGTATTACACACAAACACGGCAGGAATTGCCAATTGTGAATAACCGTTATGAAGCCAAGAAACAAGTTGAAAAATTTATTGGAAAGTAGTTTGAAATCATGACTAGCGGAAATAACATCAATCAACCAGTTACCTATCCAATTTTTACAGTTAGATGGCTGGCAGTTCATACCTTGGGTGTGCCAACCGTGTTTTTCTTGGGCGCGATCGCCGCAATGCAATTTATTCAACGCTAGGAGCAAATCATGGAAAGAACGCCCAATCCCAATAACCAACCGGTTGAACTTAACCGTACTTCTTTATACCTGGGATTGTTACTGATTTTTGTTCTAGGTATTCTCTTTTCCAGTTACTTCTTTAACTAACTGGAACTGTTTTTGGGAAAATTTGTTTATCTAAAATCTGTGTTGATTTGTTGTTAAGGGAGGAGGAAAATCTGTGTCTGCTGGAACTGGAAGAATTCCCCTGTGGGTTGTCGCTACAATCGCAGGTTTAGGCGTAATTACTGTTGTAGGTATCTTCTTCTATGGAGCCTACGCTGGTATTGGTTCTTCACTATAAAAGTGGTTTGAACCTCATAATATAGTAGGAGGCAGAAGGCAGGAGGCAGAAGGCAGGAGGTAAAAATTTTATTATTCCTAATGTTAAAGCTTCCAAAATTTCCTAACATATCTGACTACCGCTATATATCCACTGAATTTTCTAGCACTTACTTGTTTAGAAAATAGTACAAGAAAACCGCCTGTCTCCTAGAGACAGGCGGTATTTTAAGCATTAATTGATTGCACAATCTGGTGAATTGTCAATAAGTAATAATTAATTGGTAAAAATTTTAGTAGCCAATTAATTATTACTAAATACCTATTTAGGCAATGTCATCACGCTCAATGTATAACATCAGAAACGAGAATGTTGCTATTGGTAGAACCCAACCAATAATAGGTACAAAGATAGGAGACAAGTAAGATGCAGAATAAGCCAAAATGTGGGGGAATAGTTCAGTGGACATGGTAAAGGTTCCTGTTAAATCACACTACAATTCAAAATGAGCTTACTGCAAATTCAGTCAGATTTTTTAAATTCTAAAGATTTTTAACACAGTTATGTAAAGCTGATGTTTACAAACCCAACAACTCATCTAACTGATAATTTGGTAAATCTGGTGGAATTACAGTCCTGATAGCCGAGGCTTTGTGACTTTCTTGTTGAGTAGATGGATTAAA encodes the following:
- the psbF gene encoding cytochrome b559 subunit beta, with the protein product MTSGNNINQPVTYPIFTVRWLAVHTLGVPTVFFLGAIAAMQFIQR
- a CDS encoding rubredoxin, whose product is MSEQAVETPALDRYECRACGYVYEPEKGDDKHDIPSGTLFTDLPVNWRCPVCSAKKTAFTNIGPAGTASGFKENLGFGLGVNKLTPGQKNILIFGALALAFLFFISLYGLQ
- a CDS encoding photosystem II reaction center protein L; protein product: MERTPNPNNQPVELNRTSLYLGLLLIFVLGILFSSYFFN
- a CDS encoding TrmH family RNA methyltransferase, producing MLTSLQNSLVKQIRKLHSTKERHKQELFLLEGTHLLEEACAVNYPLVTVCCTPDWQAAHASLWEKLCSCCERVEIVSEEVLGAIATTIQPDGVVATARRRESINQVPFDGIVLALETIQDPGNLGTIIRTAAAAAASGLWLTGDSVDLDNPKVLRATAGQWFRLNMAVSEDLLTTVRQSQQAGMQVIATLPTAKLTYWEIDWRKPSLILLGNEGAGLSADLAKMADKQVNIPLSPGVESLNVAIAAALMLYEARRQITTG
- a CDS encoding photosystem I reaction center subunit VIII, translating into MSTELFPHILAYSASYLSPIFVPIIGWVLPIATFSFLMLYIERDDIA
- a CDS encoding photosystem II reaction center protein J, with product MSAGTGRIPLWVVATIAGLGVITVVGIFFYGAYAGIGSSL
- a CDS encoding DUF262 domain-containing protein, which translates into the protein MKIEANDKEVQDIFALGYFKIPRFQRPYSWTDEEVTNFWEDVIRDYEHYFIGSMVVYQTEKPYYGIVDGQQRLTTITLMLAAIRNAFLEYGDENLARGVHQYIEKANIDNINEYVLNSETSFPYLQGYIQSFNKAEIKYNAGNEEQNLKSAFELINKKLYAMIPKFDAKESCNDLFTERTHQILETLKSLRKKVLSLKLVFIQLDNEDDAYLIFETLNTRGKDLTTPDLVKNLLLQKLRSSNVTLDTYKVIWNGILEKFDNNGLEQTVVESFLYHHWLSKYWDTTQKQLFGEIKKHIDSSTRNDSEIKSSLLLYEFQKNSDYYVSIVSPDNHQWSPEEKNSIYQSLKALRLFNVKQQTSMILSLIRAYRERKITLRILRQILWKIECFHFIFNSITSQRSSGSIAPLYSKYAQGLSNTDNPDKIQSIISDLVRKLKEKLPSFEEFEVNFMDLFYTRNKQRDKKVIQYVLEKLMGETINGLPIDYNSASIEHLLSESKGDEAIVGKIGNLILVDKKTNGEELKDFEFIKKIKILRDKNYPIDEHLLNATQWTDNEIEARGKSMAYKAYYEIWSL
- the ndhK gene encoding photosynthetic/respiratory NAD(P)H-quinone oxidoreductase subunit K produces the protein MVLNSDLSTQNKEQIINPIERPTVTQDLSENIILTTVDDLYNWARLSSLWPLLFGTACCFIEFAALIGSRFDFDRFGLIPRSSPRQADLIITAGTITMKMAPQLVRLYEQMPEPKYVIAMGACTITGGMFSVDSPTAVRGVDKLIPVDVYLPGCPPRPEAIIDAIIKLRKKIANDSMQERAQIKQTHRFYSTTHNLKPVAEILTGKYMQSETRFTPPKELTEAIGLPVPPALLTSQTKEELNRG
- a CDS encoding type II toxin-antitoxin system Phd/YefM family antitoxin, which produces MLINLSKDINSLTEFKRNTTEFLQRIKQTKHPLVLTVNGKAELVVQDAESYQELLDAAELVETLKEIKLALKQMQSGQGEKAENFLNELEKEIRELLPQRYRKRDEVLSRIRQRVEALPIETESHIQTWKSAGQS
- a CDS encoding photosynthesis system II assembly factor Ycf48, translated to MQSIVKSWQRIIACLIVVVLCIGCSKVPSTSFNPWEIITVPTNEKLLDIAFTQDSQHGFLVGSNSTLLETQDGGKKWQPLSLALDDSRYRFDSVSFSGKEGWIVGEPSLLLHTTDEGRSWSRIPLSEKLPGNPISVHALGSNSAEMATDVGAIYKTTDGGKNWKAQVEAAVGVVRNMQRSADGKYVAVSAKGSFYSTWEPGQNAWVPHNRNSSRRVENMGFNENGQLWLLARGGLVQFSEPNNTEEWQEALYPELSTSWGLLDLAYRTPEELWIGGGSGNLLRSIDGGKTWEKDREVEQVAANLYKIVFLTPDQGFIIGDRGVLLKYNAGAEKTASEKAA
- the ndhC gene encoding photosynthetic/respiratory NAD(P)H-quinone oxidoreductase subunit C — its product is MFVLSGYEYFLGFLIICSLVPALALSASKLLRPSGNSLERRTTYESGMEPIGGAWIQFNIRYYMFALVFVVFDVETVFLYPWAVAFHRLGLLAFIEALIFIAILVVALVYAWRKGALEWS
- a CDS encoding NAD(P)H-quinone oxidoreductase subunit J; amino-acid sequence: MADEESKPVPAGQDALVPAGPISQWLAENGFDHESLAPDKNGVEIIKVGPEFLLPIATALYAYGFNYLQFQSGIDLGPGQDLVSVYHLVKVGDNADKPEEVRVKVFLPRENPRIPSVYWIWKTADWQERETYDMFGIIYEGHPNLKRILMPEDWVGWPLRKDYISPDFYELQDAY
- the psbE gene encoding cytochrome b559 subunit alpha — encoded protein: MSGTTGERPFSDIITSIRYWVIHSITIPALFIAGWLFVSTGLAYDVFGTPRPNEYYTQTRQELPIVNNRYEAKKQVEKFIGK
- a CDS encoding type II toxin-antitoxin system VapC family toxin, translating into MVIDTMVFAYALLHVEDRYEQAIAALETVDQIVVLDSLFAELGNVIWQWIQFRQLPLQLGLDTLQDAEALVDVMIPSSQIRDAALRLAVEASHSFYDTLFVAGAIKYDTQVLTYDQKLAAKFSDRIILLE